One genomic region from Quercus robur chromosome 4, dhQueRobu3.1, whole genome shotgun sequence encodes:
- the LOC126723016 gene encoding replication protein A 70 kDa DNA-binding subunit B-like, producing MRKLYNSIKDINPKTRNWKVKVVVAEKTMTRTSMQSPTKYMRLILADSQGNKVQVVIFNQREIDMFDHLLHIIRTYYIHNAIVKPIKPEHRIVDNVYQWTINATTLIEEISNDDSSLSAPSFSFVPFVELHKHMDYSALVDVIAVAIDVCPARQLQTRNGSSTIQEVILIDQLLKPIILTMWDQFVTNESAAIAQIITTRPVIMAIRLKVVSHNGKLFSKKNKILA from the exons ATGCGCAAACTATATAACTCTATTAAAGACATTAATCCAAAAACTAGAAATTGGAAAGTGAAGGTTGTTGTTGCTGAAAAGACAATGACACGTACATCAATGCAAAGCCCAACCAAATATATGAGGCTCATATTGGCTGATAGCCAG GGAAACAAAGTACAAGTTGTTATCTTCAATCAACGTGAGATTGACATGTTTGACCATTTGCTACACATAATAAGGACATACTACATCCATAATGCAATCGTCAAACCAATCAAACCAGAGCATCGAATTGTTGATAATGTTTATCAATGGACGATCAATGCAACTACGTTAATTGAAGAGATATCAAATGATGATTCATCACTTTCTGCACCTTCCTTTAGCTTTGTTCCTTTTGTCGAGCTTCATAAACATATGGATTACTCTGCACTTGTCG atGTTATTGCTGTTGCAATTGATGTGTGCCCAGCTCGACAACTACAAACTAGAAATGGCTCATCAACAATCCAGGAAGTCATTCTAATTGACCAATT GCTGAAACCAATAATTCTGACAATGTGGGATCAATTTGTTACCAATGAATCAGCTGCCATTGCACAGATTATCACTACCAGACCTGTTATTATGGCAATCAGATTAAAAGTTGTTTCCCACAATGGTAAACTCTTttcaaaaaagaacaaaatattgGCTTAG
- the LOC126722199 gene encoding uncharacterized protein LOC126722199: MYALSSKKICLVSNGVPDDLYSLFTSNSEESIEFLKYIRTYNNTFACTSFGVKYDQNFCKRNKGIHRFRVQGQVYHYINDLLPLDDHPSYLQLYFYDTEHEVQNRLYNSDRLNPSILTQIIDILKVNPYCAFFHSLKNIPTLKDLRIHIISDAALDQRVYNTPSASQVAAIWVEDYSSRDYSSRDIIVYSHSGSSHRVQYYFGCYDPLQYPLLFPYGDTGWHQGIQRVEKGKKYLPSKVEVLINPCESSSATELINKEMKSWLFQQYVVDMYIKIETARLDCFRNKQDEIRAEAYQGIIDSIHMGETRGSKVGRRIILPASFIGGPRDMRKRYMDAMALVQRFGKLDFFLTMTCNPNWLEIKQELRLGEEAQNRPDLIARAHFLIILKKDWKIIAPETFDDIVSAELPNKDKNPHLYSAVVKHMMHGPCGALNPKNICMKKTGRCKNHYPRDFCEQTTVGNDSFPKYRRRDDGASIKIRGKDLDNRWVVPYNAYLLAKFDCHINVEICSTIKAVKYLYKYIYKGHGRVAFHVTPEDNSQDIDEIERFQLARWITPPEAMWRIYGFELNEMYPSVYTLQLHLEDQHSVSFRKYDDLSRVLRDDSSSRSMLTEFFCRNKIDENARMLLYKEYPEQFVWNQRDKIWTPRKKKNVIGRIVATNPVEGERYYLRLLLNHVRGPTSFEDLKTIGGVVASTFREAALLSGLLEADNSLDKCLEEASMYQMPYSLRRLFATILVYCNPSNPKLLWNKFEQVMSEDFRQLNGVVLNVRTKVLQSIASTLESMGKDINSYNLVDFKVTFDEDQVGSREIHDELNITISEDLLAAESLNAKQKYAYERILQKVFSNTLGAFFIDGPGGTGKTFLYRALLATIRSKHLVALATASSGVATSILHGGRTAHSRFKIPLEVENNITCCVSKQSGLAKLLQVSKLIIWDEAPMSRRQTIEALDKMLQDINESELPFGSKVVVFGGDFYQVLPVVPKA, from the exons ATGTATGCATTGTCAAGCAAAAAG ATTTGCTTGGTCTCCAATGGTGTTCCTGATGATCTCTATAGCCTGTTCACTTCTAATTCAGAAGAATCAATAGAGTTTCTCAAATATATTCGTACCTACAATAACACATTTGCATGCACATCCTTTGGTGTCAAATATgaccaaaatttttgtaaaagaaacaaGGGCATACACAGATTTAGGGTTCAAGGCCAAGTGTACCATTATATAAATGACTTACTGCCATTAGATGATcatccttcatacttgcaatTGTATTTCTATGATACTGAACATGAAGTACAAAACAGGCTATATAATTCAGATCGACTAAACCCATCCATTTTGACCCAAATAATAGATATATTAAAAGTAAATCCATATTGTGCATTCTTTCATTCTCTTAAGAATATACCAACTTTGAAAGATCTCCGTATTCATATAATATCAGATGCTGCATTAGACCAACGTGTCTATAATACTCCTTCAGCTTCACAAGTAGCTGCAATATGGGTCGAAGATTATAGTTCAAGAGACTATAGTAGTCGGGACATTATTGTTTATAGTCATTCTGGGAGTAGTCATAGGGTACAATACTACTTTGGTTGTTATGACCCTTTACAATATCCTTTGTTATTCCCCTATGGAGATACTGGTTGGCATCAAGGAATACAAAGAGTTGAAAAGGGAAAGAAATATTTGCCTTCTAAAGTTGAAGTACTAATTAATCCATGTGAATCAAGCTCTGCCACAGAACTAATTAACAAGGAAATGAAAA GTTGGCTCTTTCAACAATATGTTGTTGACATGTATATCAAAATTGAAACAGCTAGATTAGATTGTTTTCGAAACAAGCAAGATGAGATTCGAGCTGAGGCCTATCAAGGCATTATTGATAGCATTCATATGGGTGAAACGCGTGGTTCTAAAGTTGGACGTAGAATAATTTTGCCAGCTTCATTCATAGGTGGACCAAGGGATATGCGAAAGAGGTACATGGATGCAATGGCATTGGTGCAGCGCTTTGGAAAACTGGATTTCTTTCTCACTATGACATGCAACCCAAATTGGCTAGAAATTAAACAAGAATTACGATTAGGAGAAGAAGCACAAAATCGACCTGATTTGATTGCCCGA GCGCATTTCTTAATCATATTAAAGAAAGATTGGAAAATTATTGCACCTGAAACATTTGATGATATTGTATCAGCAGAACTTccaaacaaagataaaaaccCACACCTATATTCAGCTGTTGTGAAGCACATGATGCACGGTCCTTGTGGTGCTCTTAATCCGAAGAACATATGTATGAAAAAAACTGGTCGATGCAAGAACCATTATCCGAGAGATTTTTGTGAGCAAACTACTGTAGGCAATGATTCATTCCCCAAATATAGACGCCGGGATGATGGTGCAAGCATTAAGATCAGGGGAAAAGATTTAGATAACCGTTGGGTTGTACCATATAATGCTTACCTGCTTGCAAAATTTGATTGCCATATAAATGTAGAGATATGTTCAACAATCAAAGCAGTTAAATATCTatacaaatacatatataagGGGCATGGTCGTGTTGCTTTCCATGTTACTCCAGAAGATAATTCACAAGATATAGATGAAATTGAAAGATTTCAATTAGCACGTTGGATAACTCCCCCTGAAGCAATGTGGAGAATTTATGGTTTCGAATTAAATGAGATGTATCCCTCAGTCTATACTTTACAATTACATCTTGAAGATCAACACTCTGTTAGTTTTAGAAAATATGATGATCTTAGTCGTGTTCTAAGAGATGATTCTTCTTCAAGATCAATGCTGACtgaatttttttgtagaaaTAAGATAGATGAAAATGCACGTATGCTATTATATAAAGAATATCCTGAGCAGTTTGTATGGAATCAACGAGATAAAATATGGActccaagaaaaaagaaaaatgtgattGGAAGAATTGTTGCAACAAATCCTGTTGAAGGTGAAAGATATTATTTGCGATTGTTGTTGAATCATGTGAGAGGACCAACATCATTTGAAGACTTAAAAACTATTGGTGGTGTCGTAGCTTCAACATTTCGTGAAGCTGCTTTGCTATCTGGACTGCTAGAAGCTGACAATAGTTTAGACAAGTGCTTGGAAGAAGCATCTATGTATCAAATGCCATATAGTTTGAGGCGCTTATTTGCTACAATATTAGTCTATTGTAATCCAAGCAACCCTAAATTATTATGGAACAAGTTTGAACAAGTGATGTCTGAGGACTTTAGACAACTCAATGGTGTTGTACTCAATGTTAGAACAAAAGTCTTGCAAAGTATTGCTTCCACACTTGAATCAATGGGAAAAGATATAAATAGTTATAACTTGGTTGATTTTAAGGTTACTTTTGATGAAGATCAAGTGGGATCAAGGGAGATTCATGATGAACTAAACATAACAATTTCAGAAGATCTACTTGCAGCTGAATCACTAAATGCAAAACAGAAATATGCATATGAAAGAATACTACAAAAGGTTTTCTCAAATACACTTGGGGCATTTTTCATTGATGGACCTGGTGGAACAGGAAAGACTTTTCTTTATAGAGCTCTTCTTGCCACAATAAGATCAAAACACCTTGTGGCTCTTGCAACTGCATCATCAGGAGTGGCTACTTCCATACTACATGGGGGTCGAACAGCACATTCACGATTTAAGATTCCTCTCGAGGTTGAGAACAATATAACTTGTTGTGTTAGCAAGCAAAGTGGACTAGCCAAACTTTTACAAGTTTCAAAGTTAATTATATGGGATGAAGCACCAATGTCAAGAAGACAAACAATAGAAGCTCTAGATAAGATGCTGCAAGATATAAATGAATCTGAGTTACCATTTGGCAGCAAAGTAGTTGTATTTGGAGGTGACTTCTACCAGGTCTTACCTGTTGTTCCAAAAGCATAA